The Taeniopygia guttata chromosome 31, bTaeGut7.mat, whole genome shotgun sequence genomic sequence AGTGGTCCTTGAGGGGACTCAGAAGGGACCTgcggggtctgggggggttcccagggggttttgggggtctctgacCCCCTCCCTGGCCCCCCCAGGTACCCCAATGTCAACGTGCAGAACTTCACCACGAGCTGGAGGGACGGGCTGGCCTTCTGCGCCCTCATCCACCGGCACCGGTGCGGGACGGGTGGGGAGAGGCTGGGGGGGTTGTGGGGGTTATGGGGCAGGGTCGGGGGTCAGGAGTTATGGGGTGCTGtgggtcagtggtcagtggctGTGGGTTACTGGTCAGTGGCTGtgggtcagtggtcagtggtcagttggtatggggtgctgtgggtcagtggtcagttggtatggggtgctgtgggtcagtggtcagtggtcagttggtttggggtgctgtgggtcaGCGGTCAGCGGTTAGTTGGTACGGGGTGCTGTGggtcagtggtcagttggtATGCGGTGCTGTGGGTCAGTGGTCAGCGGTCAGTGGCTGtgggtcagtggtcagtggctGTGGGTCAGTAGCTGTGGGTCAGTGTTCAGTGGTCAGTAGCTGtgggtcagtggtcagtggctgtgggtcagtggtcagtggtcagttggtATGGGGTGCTGTGGGTCAGTGGTCAGCGGTCAGTGGCTGTGGGTCAGTGGTCAGCggtcagtggtcagttggtATGAGGTGCTGTGggtcagtggtcagttggtATGGGGTGCTGTGGGTCAGTAGCTGTGGGTCAGCGGTCAGTGGCTGTGGGTCAgaggtcagtggtcagtggctATGGGTCAGTAGCTGTGGGTCAGCGGTCAGTGGTCAGCGGTCAGTGGTCAGCGGTCCGGTCGCCCCCAGGCCGGAGCTGCTGGACGTGGAGTCGCTGCGCGGAGCCAATGCCCTCCACAACCTGCAGAGCGCCTTCGCCGTGGCCGAGCGCGAGCTGGGGGTCACTCGGCTGCTGGACCCCgagggtgaggggctggggggctggggggagaactggggggtctctgggtggaGTTggaggtggatttgggggtctgaccccctctgccccccagATGTGGCCGTGGAGCAGCCGGACGAGCGGTCAGTGCTGACCTACGTGGCCGCACTCTACCATCACTTCTCCAGGATGAAGGCGCTGGCCGTGGAGGGAAAACGCGTCGGGAAGGTCCGGGGTGGACACGGggtggacagatggacacaggggtggacagatggacacaggggTGGACACAGGactggggggacacagagatGGACACACAGGTGGATGGAAagggggacagcaggaggaagggatggacagatggacaatGGATGGCCGGACAGACGATGGGcagatggacagacagatgatggacagatggaccagatggacagacagacagtgGACAGATGACATTGGGGGGTGGGGACTGGGCAGAATCCGCGGGAATGGGcggggggagggagggacagaTGGGATGGACAGAGGGACGGGTGGGGGATGGACAGAGGGACGAGTGGGGGATGGACAGAGGGACGGGTGGGGGATGGACAGAGGGACGGGTGGGGGATGGACAGAGGGACGGGTGGGggatggacagagggatggattgatcagaaagagagaaggaggtGGGTGGATGGACAGGAGGGAAAATGGACAGAGGGGCGtggggatggatggacagatggacaacaaatgaatggatggatgatggattgATGAAAGGATGGATGTAGAATAGATGTGAGgacagacagacggacagacagCCGTTCCCCGTCCATCCGCAGGTGCTGGAGGCGGCGCGCGAGGCCGAGGGCCTGGCTGGCCGATACGAGGCGCAGGCGGCcgagctgctgggctggatcCAGCGCTcgctgctgctcctcactgaCCGGCGCCTGCCCCGCGGCATCCCCGgcctgcaggggcagctccaggcctTCAGCGCCTACCGCACCACCGAGAAACCCCCCCGGTGAGACCCCCGACGGGGCCgggctctgggggctgcccAGAGGGGTCTGGGAGCTGCCCTGAGGGGTCTGGGAGCTCCCCTGAGGGGTCTGGGAGCTGccctgaggggtctgggggctgcccTGAGGGGTCTGGGAGCTGccctgaggggtctgggggctgcccagaggggtctgggggctgcccAGAGGAGTCtgggggctgcccaggggggtctgggggctgcccaggggggtctgggggctgcccTGAGGAGTCTGGGGTCCCTCCAGTGGAGTTTGGGGTCTCCAGGAGGGGGTTTGGGCTCTCCTCAGTCAGGTTTGGGGTCCTCCTAGTGGGGTTTGGTGTCCCCCCAGTGGGGTTTAGGATCCCCCCGGtgcattttggggtcccctggtgcattttggggtccccccgcaGGTTCGAGGACAAGGGCtccctggaagtgctgctgTTCTCGCTCCGGAGCCGCCTCCGTGCCAACAACCAGCGGCAGTTCGTGCCCCGGGAGGGGACCCACAGCGCCGACATCAACAGGGTGACAGCCACAGGGGGGACATTGAGGGGTGACAGGGatgggggggacatggggggtcCCCACAGCGCCGACATTAACAGGGTGACAGCGACAGGGGAcaagggggacacagggatacGGGAGAGGAGGCAGCAACACAAGTGCCAAGTGTGCaggtgacactggtgacacgaagccaggtgacacaggtgacacaggtgccaggtgccccaggtgacCGAGCCGTCCCCGCAGGCGTGGGAGCGGCTGGAGAAGGCGGAGCACGGCCGGGAGCTGGCGCTGCGCTCGGAGCTGCTccggcagcagcacctggagcagctggcagcccGGTTCCACCGCAAGGCCGCCCTCAGGGAGACCTGGCTGGGGGACAACCAGCGcctggtggcacaggtgacaccgggacccccacccacggacccctgagaccccccaaacaCCTCCCAGTCAGGGACAGCCAGCGcctggtggcacaggtgacCCTGGAACTGCCCCCACCCCAGGGGACTTCCCCTTGTCCCCACCAGGACAACTTCAGGATGTGTCCCACCCATTTTGTCACCCTCagccccttttttttttatcctccaGGACAATTCAGGGGGTCCCCGGGGTGTCCCTCCCACCTTTTACCCCTTCTCCCCCCTCTCCCACCCCAGGATGATTTcgggggggggtcctgggagtgtcccctccctcaccccccTTTCCCCCACCCCAGAACAATTTCGGGGGGTGTCCTGGGAGTgtcccctccctcaccccccTTTCCCCCACCCCAGAACAATTTCGGGGGGGTCCTGGGAGTGTTCCCTCCCTCACCCCCCTTTCCCCCACCCCAGAACAATTTCGGGGGGGGGGTCTCGGGAGTGTTCCCTCCCTCACCCCCCTTTCCCCCACCCCAGAACAATTTCGGGGGGGTCCTGGGAGTCTCCTCTCCCTCACCCCCCTTTCCCACCCCCAGGACAATTTCGGGGGGTCCCTGGCGGGGGTCGAGGCCGCGCTGCGCAAGCACGAGGCCATCGAGAGCGACATCGCCGCCTACGGCAGCCGCGTCCGCGCCGTCACCGCCGTGGCCGCCGAGCTGGAGGCCGAGCGCTATCACGACATGGGCGGTATCGCGACACGGCGCGACCATGTGGTGTCGCTTTGGGAGGCGCTGCGGGCGCAGGTGGCGGCGCGCCGAGAGCGGCTGCGGGCgcacctggagctgcagcgGCTCCTGCGCGACCTGGAGCACCTGATGGGCTGGATGGAGGAGATGGAGGTGGGGAAGGGAATGgggaaggggtttggggggtgggatCCCCTCGTGGGACCCCCCTCGTGacccccccggtgtccccaggtgcGGCTGCAGTCGCGGGATTTTGGGCAGCACCTGAGCCAGGTGGATGATCTGCTGCAGATCCACGCCCTGGTCGAGGGGGACGTGGCGGCCCAGGCTGAGAGGGTCCGGAGTGTGGGGGCGGCGGCCGAGCGCTTCCTCGGGGAGGGGGGCGGTGAGTGACCCCCCCAAAACTGAGACTCCCAAAACTGGGATCCTCGAGATATCCTGGAATCCCCCAAACCCAGAGATACCTGAATGCCAGAACCCCCACTCACCTGAGACCCCTAAAACTGGGACCTAGCAAAACCCCAAAGCAGACTCCCATAAACTGGGAGCCCCAAAAACCGAGACCCCCCCCCAAGCACCGAATCCCTGAACACCGGGACCTCCAAATCCCagacccccagcacccccaaaccctgcGTCTCCCAAATCCTTAGTATCACTCAATCCCAGACCCTGGGACCCACAAAAAATTTGGATCCCTAAACACCATACCCCTGAACCCTGGGGATTCCagaccccaggacccccaaaccgtgcgaccccccagccccgctgagCCCCTCCCGTGCCCCCCAGGGTACCGCCCGTGCCCCCCGGAGCAGCTGCGGGCCCGCGTGGCGGCTCTGGAGCTGCGCTACCGGGGGCTGTCGGCGCTGTCGGAGCAGCGGCGGCTGCGGCTGGAGCGCTCCCGGCGCCTCTGGAAGTTCCTGTGGGACGCGGGCGAGGAGGAGGCCTGGATGCGGGAGCAGGAGCGGCTCCTGCGCTGCCCGGAGCTGGGCCGGGACCTGCCGGGGGCCCTGCGGATGCTGAGCCAGCTCGAGGCCATCCGAGGGGCGCTGGGAGGACGAGCGGGGccgctgcagcagctgctggagcggggccgggagctgCTGGCGCAGGGAGCCCCCGACGGAGCCGCGGGATGCACGGGAACCACCCCTGGATCAGTGGAAGCCGCCCCTGGCTCGACGGGATCCGCCGTTGGATCCATGGGAAGCGCAAAACTCGCGGAATCCGCTGCTGGATCCACCGCCAGATCCTCGGAGCCCCCCACGGGACCCCCGGAATCCAAGAACGCGTCCGTGGGACGCGCTGCTGGACCCCCGGAATCCACCCCTGGATCCACCGAGGGACTCTCGGCACCCGCCGCCAGACCCGACGGATCCACGGAACCCCCCGAGGGACCCCCGGGCGCCGCTCCCGGTTCCCCGGACCCCGCGGCCGCCGTGTCCCGGCGGATCCGGGAGCTGGAGTCGCTGTGGGCGGCGCTGCCGGCGCTGGCcggggcccgggagcggcggctcCGCGCGGCCGCGGGGCGATTCCAGCTGGAGGCGGAGGCGGCCGAGGCCGAGGCGTGGCTGGCGGCCGCCGCCCGGCGAGTGGCGGGGCCGGAGCTCGGCCGCGACGAAAGATCGGCGGGGATGCTGGAGCGGCGGCtgcgggagctgcaggaggagctgcggCGGCGCGGACCGGCGCTGGCGGCGCTGCGGGAACAGGCGCTGCCTGGCGATGCCGCCGACCTTCCCGACGTGGTGCCGGGGCTGTTGGAGCGGCTGGCGGAGCTggagcggcggcaccgggagctGGAGGAGCGGGCGGAGCTGCGGCGCCTGGAGCTGCGGGACGCGCTGGGGCTGTTCGCGGCGCGCAGCGAGGCCGATGCCTGCGCGCTCTGGGTGGGCGAGAGGGAGCAGTGGCTGCTCTCCATGGAGATTCCCGAGCGGATCGAGGACCTGGAGGTGGTGCAGCAGCGGTGAGCGCCCGGGGCTCCTCCGTGCTGCACCGTGGAAACCCCAGAGTTATTCCCAGAATTATTCCCGGGAAATCTCGGAGTGCCCGCGGTCGCCCCCGCTGGGATTCCCCCAGGAATTCTCCCAAGAATACACAGGATTGCCCCGTTATTCCCGTTTTTCCTCAGGATGTCCCCAGTATTCCCATTATTCCCGGTATTCCCAGTGTTCCTTGAGTTCCTACCTCCACCACAACATTCCCAGTGTTCTAGGTGTTCCCGGTTTCCCAGAATTTTCACTTCCAACACAGCATTCCCTGTACACTCTGAATTCTCACCTTGACCTCAGATATTCCCATCACTCacaaaatcccctaaattccCACCTCCAGCGCAGTATTCCCAGAATGTGTGGCATTCCCCAGGATTTGTGGCATTGCCACCTCTAGCACGGTGTTGCTGGGGTTTCCCTGAATTCCCAGCTCCGGCTCGGTATTCCCGGAATTCTCGGTCATTCCCGGCGCTCCCGCAGGTTCGAGACGCTGGAGCCGGAGCTGGCGGCGCTGGCGGCACGCGTGGCCTCCGTGGGCCGCGTCacgcaggagctgcagggctccgGGGACAGGAACCGGGAGAGCGCCCGGGAGAcctgggagcagctccgggacaggtgggggcggccccggcggggccaTTCCGGGCAGGGATTGGGGATGGGTCCGGGCAGGGATGGATTTTCcaggtgcccagggaagggttccaggcagggatgctccaggggcGCAGGGAGGAGTTTTCCCGGCCGGGACGCTCTGGGAAGGGATGGATTCCCCAGACTGGGACACTCCAGGGGTGGATTCTCTGGGCTGGGACACTCCAGGGATGAATTTTCTGGGCTGGGACACTCCAGGGATGGATTCTTTGGGCTGGGACACTCCAGGGATGGATTCCCCAGACTGGGACACTCCAGGGATGGATTCTCTGGGCTGGAACACTCCAGGGATGGattccctgggctgggacactCCAGGGATGGATTCCCCAGACTGGGACACTCCAGGGATGGATTCTCCGGGCTGGGACACTCCAGGGATGGATTCTTTGGGCTGGGACACTCCAGGGATGGATTCTCTGGGCTGGGACACTCCAGGGATGAATTTTCTGGGCTGGGACACTCCAGGGATGGATTCTTTGGGCTGGGACACTCCAGGGATGGATTCCCCAGACTGGGACACTCCAGGGGTGGATTCCCCAGACTGGGACACTCCAGGGATGGATTCTCTGGGCTGGGACACTCCAGGGATGGATTCTTTGGACTGGGACACTCCAGGGATGGATTCCCCAGactgggacactgcagggatggATTCCCCAGactgggacactgcagggatggATTCTCCGGGCCAGATTCTCTCCCCGGGCTCTGTCCCACCGTGCCCCGATCCCGCCCGTTCCAGGTGGGAGCGGTTCCGGGCGCTGACCGAGCGCAAGAAGGTGGCGCTGACCGCGGCGCTGAACATCCACAATTTCCGCCTGGAATGCCACGAGACGCGGGGCTGGATGCGGGAGAAGACGGCGGCGATCGAGGCCACGCGGGCGCTGGGCCGGGACCTGGCGGGGATCACGGCGCTGCAGGGGAAGCTGTCGGGGATGGGGCGCGACCTGGACGCCATCCAGGGAAagctgcgggagctgcgggcCGAGGGCGAGAAGCTGCAGGGGGAGCAGCCGGAGCGAGCGCCCGAGATCCGCGAGGGGCTGGCGGCGCTGGAGGCCGAGTGGGACGCGCTGCGCCGGTGCCACCGGAGCCGCGAGGAGTCCCTGGGGCAGGCGCGGCGGCTCCAGGGCTTCCTGCGGGACCTGGCGGCGCTGCAGGCCTGGCTGTCCCGCACCCGCGCGGCCGCGGGCTCCGAGGATGTCCCCGCGTCCCTGGCCGAGGCCGAGGGCTCCCTGCGGCAACACGAGAGCCTCCGCACCGAGATCTCGCACTACGGAGCCGATTACCGGAGCGCCCGCGCCGCCGGCCGGGAGGTGACGCGGGGACAGACGGACCCGcagagcctgtccctgctgcagcgcCTGGAAGCGCTGGATGCGGACTGGGAAGAGCTGGGCCGGGTGTGGGAGAAGCGGCAGCGGCTCCTGGCCCAGGCTGTCGCCTTCCACGTGTTCCTGCGGGACGCCAAGCAGGTGGAGGGGACGCTGGGGAAGCAGGTGAGGGGATCCGGGGTGTTCCGCCGAATGCCGGGGCTCCGGTGCCATCCCAGTCCCGATCCGGGGTGTTCCGTCGAATCCCGGGGCTCCGGTGCCATCCCAgtcccgatcccaatcccaatcccaacccGCAGGAGCACACGCTGGCTCACACGGAGATGCCGAGCACGGTGCCGGGCGCGGAGGCGGCCGTGAGGAGGCTGGAGGAGTTCCTGGCCGCGCTGGACACCGGCACCGAGCGCGTCCGGGCGCTCACGGACACCGGGCggaagctgctggaggagggcGGCGTCCACGCAGAAAAGGTGCGGGAGACGGTGGAGTCGGTGGAAAGCAGGTGAGGGAgaccatcccatcccatcccatcccatcccatcccatcccatcccatcccatcccatcccatcccatcccatcccatcccatcccatcccatcccatcccatcccatcccatcccatcccatcccatcccctgggaaTGGGGTCTCTCACCACCCcggccctggcacaggcaccagAAGATCCGGGAATcggcccaggagctgctggggcgGCTGCGGGATaactgggagctgcagaagtTCCTGCAGGATGGGCAGGAGGTGAGACCGGgtggggactgggatgggattaGGATGGAGATCAGGGATGGATGGGGCTAAAATGGGACTAGGGTGGAGATGAgaactgggctgggctgggactgTGGGAAGGGATCCCATCTgtgtcccgttcccgttcccagcTGACGCTGTGGCTGAACGAGAAGCTGCCGGTGGCTCGGGACGTGTCCTACGAGGGCACGCGGGACCTGCAGGGCAAGTGGCAGAAGCACCAGGCCTTCGCCGCCGAGCTCGCGGCCAACCGGGGCTGGCTGGAGGCGCTGGAGAAGGTGGGaactggggaaaaatggggggaaaatgggatctGGGAAGGGGCGACCCTTGGGAAAGGTGGGATATGGGAGGGGGGGTTGAGTCACAAAATTCCATGGGTCCAACCTTagcaattctgtgattccatgggTCCACCCTCAGTGATTCAGCGGTTCTGTGGGTCCAGCCTTAATAACCCCACGATTCCATGGGTCCAGTTTCGATGACCTCACCATTCCATGGGTCCCACCTTACAATCCCACAATTTAGTGGGTCAGCCTCAAGGATCCCCCGTATCATCGACAAGTGATTTTTTGTGTCCAGCCGTGATGGTTCCACGGGTCCAGTTTCAATGATCCCACCACCCCACGTTTCCAATCTCCACAACCCCACAACTAAACGGGTCCGACCTCAACAATTCCACGATTCCAACCTCGACGTTGCCCATTCCGTGATTTTTTGGGTCCCGCAGGACAGCGAGCAGCTGGCGCGGGCGCGGCCGGCGCTGGCCGGACAAGTGACGGCGCCCCGGCAGGAGCTGCGGGCGCTGTGGGCGCAGGtggaggcggcggcggccgccaaGGGCCGGGGTCTGGCCGAGGCCGCGCGCGCCGAGAGCTGCGCCCAGGCCTGCGCCGGGCTGCGCTCCTGGCTGGCCGGAGTCCGCGCCCAGCTCCGCTCCGGCCACTGCGGCCAGGACCTGACCAGCGTCGGGGTCCTGCTGACCCGCCACCAGgtcagggctgggggctgggaaatggCAACAGGGTGAAGGTTTGGGGTGAAGGTTTGGGGTGAGGGGTTTAGGTACAGGTTTGGGGTGTGGGTTTTGAGTGGGTCTGGGATGAAGGTTTGGGATGaccaggttt encodes the following:
- the SPTBN2 gene encoding spectrin beta chain, non-erythrocytic 2, with translation MLSPPPYDPLELPRFSDPRWEGEGGAGGPEEEEEEEDEGSARRFERSRIKALADEREAVQKKTFTKWVNSHLAQGSHLGDLYSDLRDGRLLLRLLEGLSGETLPRPTRGRMRIHCLENVEKALRFLREQRVHLENVGSHDIVDGNPRLTLGLVWTIILRFQIQDISVETGDTRERKSAKDALLAWCQMKTAGYPNVNVQNFTTSWRDGLAFCALIHRHRPELLDVESLRGANALHNLQSAFAVAERELGVTRLLDPEDVAVEQPDERSVLTYVAALYHHFSRMKALAVEGKRVGKVLEAAREAEGLAGRYEAQAAELLGWIQRSLLLLTDRRLPRGIPGLQGQLQAFSAYRTTEKPPRFEDKGSLEVLLFSLRSRLRANNQRQFVPREGTHSADINRAWERLEKAEHGRELALRSELLRQQHLEQLAARFHRKAALRETWLGDNQRLVAQDNFGGSLAGVEAALRKHEAIESDIAAYGSRVRAVTAVAAELEAERYHDMGGIATRRDHVVSLWEALRAQVAARRERLRAHLELQRLLRDLEHLMGWMEEMEVRLQSRDFGQHLSQVDDLLQIHALVEGDVAAQAERVRSVGAAAERFLGEGGGYRPCPPEQLRARVAALELRYRGLSALSEQRRLRLERSRRLWKFLWDAGEEEAWMREQERLLRCPELGRDLPGALRMLSQLEAIRGALGGRAGPLQQLLERGRELLAQGAPDGAAGCTGTTPGSVEAAPGSTGSAVGSMGSAKLAESAAGSTARSSEPPTGPPESKNASVGRAAGPPESTPGSTEGLSAPAARPDGSTEPPEGPPGAAPGSPDPAAAVSRRIRELESLWAALPALAGARERRLRAAAGRFQLEAEAAEAEAWLAAAARRVAGPELGRDERSAGMLERRLRELQEELRRRGPALAALREQALPGDAADLPDVVPGLLERLAELERRHRELEERAELRRLELRDALGLFAARSEADACALWVGEREQWLLSMEIPERIEDLEVVQQRFETLEPELAALAARVASVGRVTQELQGSGDRNRESARETWEQLRDRWERFRALTERKKVALTAALNIHNFRLECHETRGWMREKTAAIEATRALGRDLAGITALQGKLSGMGRDLDAIQGKLRELRAEGEKLQGEQPERAPEIREGLAALEAEWDALRRCHRSREESLGQARRLQGFLRDLAALQAWLSRTRAAAGSEDVPASLAEAEGSLRQHESLRTEISHYGADYRSARAAGREVTRGQTDPQSLSLLQRLEALDADWEELGRVWEKRQRLLAQAVAFHVFLRDAKQVEGTLGKQEHTLAHTEMPSTVPGAEAAVRRLEEFLAALDTGTERVRALTDTGRKLLEEGGVHAEKVRETVESVESRHQKIRESAQELLGRLRDNWELQKFLQDGQELTLWLNEKLPVARDVSYEGTRDLQGKWQKHQAFAAELAANRGWLEALEKDSEQLARARPALAGQVTAPRQELRALWAQVEAAAAAKGRGLAEAARAESCAQACAGLRSWLAGVRAQLRSGHCGQDLTSVGVLLTRHQLLETQAALREQEVGALRAQAGGLSPGHPRSAGVQEQVRELEQQFRELREPLRERGRSLAAARELHQFRRDLEDELLWVQERQALAMSTDHGKDLPSVQLLLQKNETLQKELQGRERRVTELLERGVPGPGVPGSGVPGGVPGGVPVLREAWRELRAQAARRQRRLEAALAAQRFLCDAAAAEAWLGERELHMMAQDKAKDEPGAQAMLSRHLGLEQELRDYGGTVELLAEQGRAMAASGHPDGERLRARAAQLQRLYAGLCHLAGDRRATLQGHHRLCQLRRDLDDLEQWISEREVVAASRELGQDFEHVTLLRDKFREFSRDTGGLGQERVDAANAAAAALISGGHPERAAVAQWQAGLNEAWAELLELVATRAQELAAAHELQRFRRDARQVLAQLRAKARQLPEELGRDLRAAEGLERQHRAFEHDVQALSAQVTAVQEAAGRLAAAYAGPRAEELRAQEGAVAAAWAELRGRCQRRRRLLGDSVEQFRFLRAARDLRLWMDGVHLQLQARERPRDVTAAELLIQQHQGLRAELEAREGSFGACVAAATALLQRGHHEADKLSQELAELQERRRDIGERWQDKLEWLQTVLEVLVFGRDAATAEAWLASREPLARAPELGSSLAEAETLLKRHQSFQKAAAAWDERFAALSRLTTLEEKEQRRRQEEEEEEARKLQPPEPPPAQAEVGGTPAVVPPQSQDGGGGGEGQRAPPTPQSRPPEPPALNGIRPDGATGQVPRGPQDGGPGPGGGAATLPPRTPPPPETLEGALSRKQELEAAGKRAANRSWQSLYCVLRGGVLSVFKDARGAGAGVPWHGETPTPLRGARCQPATAYRKRKHVFRLGLSDGKEFLFQAKDEADMALWLRGIEAAAGAALGPGGPREGSGVPGGPPKGMSRALSLPPVPPPAEGAPRAREPKEREKRFSFFKKNK